A region of Phoenix dactylifera cultivar Barhee BC4 unplaced genomic scaffold, palm_55x_up_171113_PBpolish2nd_filt_p 002935F, whole genome shotgun sequence DNA encodes the following proteins:
- the LOC103698493 gene encoding uncharacterized protein LOC103698493 — translation MWHAGAKLAALTLLGGAGAAAIATSDDPSSNFKIGTMVSLRLIRDSITAATMAFGICSSSRICTVSSCDQVRSVFVKELGEPPEKNLIQFHWQVLLLHKFIAAKTHHGEKVAIKVVF, via the exons ATGTGGCATGCTGGGGCGAAGCTGGCTGCCCTCACGCTTCTTGGCGGAGCAGGGGCCGCAGCCATCGCTACCTCCGACGATCCCTCAAGCAATTTCAAGATTGGCACTATGGTTTCCCTTCGCCTCATCCGCGACTCCATCACCGCTGCTACCATGGCCTTCG GAATATGTAGTTCCTCAAGAATATGTACAGTTTCCTCTTGTGATCAAGTGCGAAGTGTATTTGTGAAAGAGCTTGGGGAGCCACCAGAGAAA AATTTGATCCAATTCCACTGGCAAGTGCTTCTCTTGCACAAGTTCATTGCTGCTAAAACTCATCATGGCGAAAAGGTTGCCATAAAG GTTGTCTTCTGA